Proteins from a genomic interval of Salvelinus sp. IW2-2015 unplaced genomic scaffold, ASM291031v2 Un_scaffold3202, whole genome shotgun sequence:
- the LOC139025740 gene encoding uncharacterized protein, whose amino-acid sequence MVTHIAHTPISTTPPHSLHLTPIYAANPTSTPISRACIPSQRRIPLHHSPSQSLHPSPPPPISRAPASLSPPPSPAPDPLHHPHLHAWHPSPPTPISSACIPLHHPHLQRPASLSTTSISEPDPSPPPPSPAPASSPSTPHLQRLHPSPPPPSPAPASLSTTPISSACIPLHHPSPAPHPTLHQPPCIVPSAHSARNLPPTTPISSLHPSPPPPSPAAASLSTTPISSACIPLPTTPISSASLSPPSL is encoded by the coding sequence ATGGTAACCCACAtagctcacacccccatctccacgACACCACCCCACAGCCTGCATCTCACACCCATCTACGCAGCCAACCCCACATCCACCCCCATCTCCAGAGCCTGCATCCCCTCTCAGCGCCGTATCCCTCTCCACCACTCCCCATCCCAGAGCCTGCatccctctccaccaccacccATCTCCAGAGCGCCTGCATCCCTCTCACCACCCCCATCACCAGCGCCTGACCCTCTCCACCACCCCCATCTCCACGCCTGGCATCCCTCTCCacccacccccatctccagcgcctgcatccctctccaccacccccatctccagcgccctGCATCCCTCTCCACCACCTCAATCTCAGAGCCTGatccctctccaccacccccatctccagcgcctgCATCCTCTCCATCCACCCCCCATCTCCAACGCCTGcatccctctccaccacccccatctccagcgcctgcatccctctccaccacccccatctccagcgcctgCATCCCTCTCCACCACCCATCTCCAGCGCCGCATCCAACTCTCCACCAGCCCCCATGCATCGTCCCTAGCGCACACTCTGCCCGCAATCTCCCTCCcaccacccccatctccagcctgcatccctctccaccacccccatctccagcggctgcatccctctccaccacccccatctccagcgcctgCATCCCTCTTCCcaccacccccatctccagcgcaTCCCTCTCACCACCATCCCTCTAG